Proteins co-encoded in one Arthrobacter sp. ERGS1:01 genomic window:
- a CDS encoding SulP family inorganic anion transporter produces the protein MTSAHPTSPTVPRLDGDSVLNVLRTPRLFTREVLAGVVTSLALIPEVISFSVIAGVDPKVSLIASVVLALTMSILGGRPAMVTAAAGSVALVIAPLVKAHGVEYVLPAVVLAGLVQIVFGLAGLSRLMRFIPRSVMIGFVNALGILIFVAQVPHLLNVPWLVYPLFIVTLAIILILPRLTSAVPAPLVAIVVVTAVVMIAHLSVPNVAGEGPMTGGLPGLTPFLAPFNLDTLGIIWPTALSVAFVGLMETLLTAKLVDELTDTRSHKSRESWALGVSNILSGFYGGIAGCAMIGQTIVNVKIGRARTRVSTFAAGLVLLLLVTGLSGIMAQIPMVALAAVMMVVAVTTVDWRSVRPATLARMPVPETIVMVVTVIVVVATGNLAVGVLVGAVLAMVLFARRVAHVVTVERAVAPDGASVDYLVRGPLFFGSSNDLVAQFSYAEDPAEVRVDLTHAQIWDASTVAALDSIEGKYARHGAELSITGLDDRSTVFRDRLSGHL, from the coding sequence ATGACCAGCGCACACCCGACTTCCCCAACTGTGCCCCGGCTGGACGGCGATAGCGTGCTCAACGTTTTGCGCACCCCGCGGCTCTTCACCCGCGAGGTGCTGGCCGGCGTCGTCACCAGCCTGGCGCTGATCCCCGAGGTCATTTCCTTTTCCGTCATCGCGGGCGTTGACCCCAAGGTCAGCCTGATCGCCTCGGTGGTTTTGGCGTTGACCATGTCCATTTTGGGCGGCCGGCCCGCCATGGTCACGGCGGCTGCCGGCTCGGTGGCCCTGGTGATCGCGCCGCTGGTCAAGGCCCACGGCGTGGAGTACGTGCTGCCCGCGGTGGTGCTGGCCGGGCTGGTGCAGATCGTGTTTGGCCTGGCCGGGCTGTCCAGGCTCATGCGCTTCATTCCTCGGTCGGTCATGATCGGCTTCGTCAACGCCCTGGGCATCCTGATCTTCGTGGCGCAGGTTCCGCACCTGCTCAACGTGCCATGGCTGGTCTACCCGCTGTTCATTGTGACGCTGGCAATCATCCTGATCCTGCCCCGCCTGACCTCGGCCGTGCCGGCGCCGCTCGTGGCGATCGTGGTGGTGACCGCCGTCGTGATGATTGCGCACCTCTCCGTGCCCAACGTGGCCGGCGAGGGGCCCATGACCGGTGGTCTCCCCGGCCTGACCCCGTTCCTGGCGCCCTTCAACCTGGACACCCTGGGCATCATTTGGCCCACGGCGTTGAGCGTTGCGTTCGTTGGGCTCATGGAGACGTTGCTGACCGCCAAGCTGGTCGATGAGCTGACCGACACCCGATCGCACAAGAGCCGGGAATCGTGGGCGCTGGGCGTGTCGAATATCCTGTCCGGCTTCTACGGCGGCATTGCCGGGTGCGCCATGATCGGCCAAACCATCGTCAACGTGAAGATCGGCCGTGCGCGCACCCGGGTGTCCACGTTCGCGGCCGGGCTGGTCCTGCTGCTCCTGGTCACCGGGCTGAGCGGAATCATGGCGCAGATCCCCATGGTGGCGCTGGCCGCCGTCATGATGGTGGTGGCCGTGACCACGGTGGATTGGCGCAGTGTCCGGCCCGCAACCCTTGCGCGCATGCCCGTTCCGGAGACCATTGTCATGGTTGTGACGGTGATCGTGGTGGTGGCCACCGGAAACCTGGCGGTGGGTGTGCTGGTGGGCGCCGTCCTGGCCATGGTGCTCTTTGCCCGGCGGGTGGCGCACGTGGTCACGGTGGAGCGCGCCGTGGCCCCGGATGGCGCATCCGTCGACTACCTGGTGCGCGGGCCGCTGTTCTTTGGCAGCAGCAACGACCTGGTGGCGCAGTTCAGCTATGCCGAGGACCCCGCCGAGGTGCGCGTGGACCTCACGCATGCGCAGATCTGGGACGCCTCCACGGTTGCGGCCCTGGATTCGATTGAAGGCAAATACGCCAGGCACGGCGCCGAACTGTCCATCACGGGGCTCGATGATCGCAGCACCGTGTTCCGGGACCGGCTCAGCGGGCACCTCTAG
- a CDS encoding YbaK/EbsC family protein: protein MQSEETLNGSALLASVQSAVATHGIVHEVMACPAELADTAEFCAHFGVSLEQSANTIVVTSKKVDPPHYAICVVLGTTRLDVNKKVKELLGVKRASFADADTTTALTGMEIGGVTAIGVRDLPIYIDSAVMEQTYVVMGGGNRTSKVRLDPRELAKLPGAAIVEGLANPKD, encoded by the coding sequence ATGCAGAGCGAAGAGACTTTGAACGGTTCAGCGTTGTTGGCGTCGGTGCAAAGCGCCGTGGCCACCCATGGAATTGTCCACGAGGTCATGGCGTGCCCGGCCGAGCTGGCGGACACCGCGGAGTTCTGCGCGCACTTCGGCGTGTCCCTGGAGCAGTCGGCCAACACGATCGTGGTCACCTCCAAAAAGGTCGACCCGCCGCACTATGCGATCTGCGTGGTGCTCGGCACCACCCGGCTCGACGTCAACAAGAAGGTCAAGGAGCTGCTCGGCGTCAAGCGTGCCTCCTTTGCCGACGCGGACACGACGACGGCGCTTACCGGCATGGAAATTGGCGGCGTCACCGCGATCGGCGTGCGGGACTTGCCCATCTACATTGACAGCGCCGTCATGGAACAAACATACGTGGTCATGGGCGGCGGAAACCGGACCAGCAAGGTGCGCCTTGACCCGCGCGAACTCGCCAAACTGCCCGGCGCCGCAATCGTCGAGGGCCTGGCCAACCCGAAGGACTGA